Sequence from the Amycolatopsis sp. NBC_00345 genome:
GTACACCGAGGACCTCGACGACGTCCAGGGCGCGGTGCACGTCAAGCAGGCCTTCGCCATCACCGCGGAGGAGCGGGCGACGATGCGGATCGGCTCGGCGATGCGGCCGGTGCCGACCGTGCCCGAGTCCCTGTCCGGCGACGCGCTGCTCAACCGCCTGCGCGACTCCCGCTACCAGCTCGCCATCGTCGTCGACGAGTACGGCGGCACGGCCGGGCTGGTCACGCTGGAGGACGTGGTCGAGGAGATCATCGGCGACGTCCGCGACGAGCACGACGACCGCGAGGCCCCGGCCTCGCAGCAGCTCGGCACCGACAGCTGGCTGGTCTCCGGGCAGCTGCGCGCCGACGAGGTCACCGACGTCACCGGTTTCCGGATGCCCGACGGCGACTACGAGACCATCGCGGGCCTGGTGCTGGAGCGGCTCGGCCGCATCCCCGCCGAGGGTGACGCCGCCGAGGTCGACGGCTGGCGGCTCACCGTCACCAGCATGGACCGGCACCGGATCGCCGAGATCCAGGTGCGGCCGGTCGACCAGCCGGCCGACGGGCAGCCGGCGGCCGCGGGCCGGGAGGTGACCGCGTGAACGACTGGCTGAACATCGCGCTCGTCGCGGTCCTCCTGCTCACCAACGCGTTTTTCGTCGGCGCCGAGTTCACCCTGATCTCCTCGCGGCGCGACCGGCTGGAAGCGTTGCTGGAGCAGGGAAAGACGCGCGCGCAGATCGTCATCAACGCGAGCCGGCACGTGTCGCGGATGCTCGCGGGCGCGCAGCTGGGCATCACCATCTGCTCGCTGCTGCTGGGCCGCCTCGGCGAGCCCGCCGTCGCGCACCAGCTGTCCGGGTTCTTCGACCTGCTCGGCCTGCCCGAGCAGCTGCTGCACCCGATCTCGTTCGCCATCGCGCTGGCCTTCATCACGATGCTGCACGTGCTGATCGGCGAGATGGTGCCGAAGAACCTCGCCATCGCCGAACCGGAGCGGCTCGCGCTGTGGCTGGTGCCGGTGCACGTGGGCTGGGTAAAGCTGGCCAACCCGATCATCTGGTTCCTGAACTTCGTCTCGAACTCGCTGCTGCGCGCGTTCAAGGTGGAGCCGAAGGACGAGCTGGAGACGGCGTACACCTCCGACGAGCTGGCGGAGCTGCTGAGCGAGTCGCGCCGCGAGGGACTGCTGGACCAGTCGGAGCACCAGCGGCTTTCGCAGACGCTGTCGTCGGTCGCGAAGACCGTCGCCGACGTGCTGGTGCCCACCGCCGAGCTGACCACCCTCCCTTGTGGACCGACGCTCGGCGACGTCGAGCGCGCCGTGTCCTCCACCGGGTTCTCGCGATTCCCGGTGTGCACCGACGACGGCACGCTCACCGGCTACATCCACGTGAAGGACGTGCTCGACCTGGTCGGCCAGAACCCGTCGACGTCCGTGCCGGACTCCAAGACGCGCGCGCTCACCGAGCTGCCCGTCGACGCGCGGCTCGACGTCGCGCTTTCGGCGATGCGCAACGAAGGCAGCCACCTGGCGCGGGCGCTGGACGCCGCGGGCCGGGCGGTCGGCGTGGTCACGCTGGAGGACCTGGTCGAGGAGTACGTGGGGACCGTGCGCGACGGCACCCACGTGACGGCATGACCGGGCCGGTCGTGCTCGCCGAGCCCGAGTGGCTGGCCCGCGAGCGCGCGCACGCCGAGCGGATGCGGGCCTGGACCGGGCCGCACCAGGAGCGCCGGGCCCGCGGCGAGAAGCACCCGGTGCTGGACTTCCTGTTCACCTACTACTCGCACCGGCCCGGGCACGTGGAGCGCTGGCAGCCGGGCCCGGGCGTCGTGCTCGCCGGCCCGGCCGCCCGGCGGTTCCTCGACCGACCGGCCTTCATCGAAACCAAAGGCGGCGTGACGCTCGACCCGGGCGCGTTCACCGAGCGGCGGGTGCGGACCGCGGAGTTCGTGCTGCGCCTGCTGTCCGCGACGGCGTCGCGCGCGCCGCGGCTGAGCTGCTTCGGGCTGCACGAGTGGGCCATGGTCTACCGCGAGCCCGCGGACTCGGTGCGGCACGCGCAGGTGCCGCTGCGGCTGGGCTCGGCGGGCACCGACACCGTCGTCGAGTCGCTGGACATCCGGTGCGGGCACTACGACGCGTTCCGCTTCTTCACCGATCCCGCCCGGCCGCGCAACGGCCTGGCGCCCAGCCGCGAGAACCAGGCCGAGCTGGAGCAGCCGGGCTGCCTGCACGCGAACATGGACCTGTTCAAGTGGGCCTACAAGCTGGACCCGTTCGTGCCCGCCGAACTGGTCGGCGACTGCTTCGAGCTGGCCGCCGACGTCCGTGAACTGGACATGCGCGCGAGCCCGTACGACCTCGCCGCGTATGGTTACCCCGCGGTCCGCATCGAGACGGCCGAGGGACGGGCGGAGTACGCCCGGTCCCAGGCCGAGTTCGCCCGCCGGGCCGAGCCACTCCGCGCACGGCTGATCTCCCTGTGCCGGCACCTGCTGGGCCGTGAGGCCTGAGTTGTACAGCGAAAGCCACGCTGGGTAACGATATTCACGCAGGGTCGCTGGCCTGTTAGAGTGATAACGATGTGATTGCGTAGCTGTGCGTGTGCGCACATACCGAAAGGACAACGATGGGGCGACACAGCCTGGCCGAGGAGCCGGTGCCGCACCCTCTCGACCCCCCGAAACCCCAGCAGGGGCGCGGGGAGACGACCGGCTCGCACCGGATCGTCGCCAAGAAGGCCCCCCGCCGCCGGATCGCCGGCTGGCCGATCGCCGTGGCGGGCCTGGTGGTCCTCATCGCGCTCGGCGTGTTCGGCTGGAACTGGGCCGACAGCGTGCTGAACAACCGCGCGGAGGCCCAGGCGGCGAGCTGCACGGGCGGCCGGTCGCAGATCCGGGTCCTGGTGACCCCGCAGATCGCCAAGCCGGTGCAGACGGCCGCGGCGCGCTGGAACCAGGACCTCACCGTGGTGCACGGCAGCTGCGTCCAGGTCGACGTCGAAACCAAGGACTCGTCCGACGTGCTGAGCGCGCTCACCGGGAAGACCGCGCTGGACAGCATCGGCGGGCTTCCCGACGGCTGGATCCCCGAGTCCTCGTCCTGGTCCCAGCAGCTCTCCGCCGCCAAGCCGGAGCTGATCGGCTCGCCGTCGATGAGCGTCGCCTCCTTCGCGCAGTCCGACTACCCGTTCATCGGGCTCGCGGGCGCGTCCATCGACGACACCCAGCAGCGCGGCACGCAGAGCTTCCGCGCCTATCTCAAGGAACCCACCCAGCAGGCCGACTTCACGGCGGCGGGCATCCGGCCGTACTGAGCCCCGGCTTCGACTGAAGCGCCGGCTCCCCTTTCGCGGGAGCCGGCGCTTCTTTCGACTATACCGCCGTTTCAGCCCACGGTCTCCGGGTCGAGCCCGGTGCGCGTGCCATTGTCCAGTTCGGACAGTGCGGCCAGGTCGTCGTCCGCCAGCTCGAAATCGAAGACGTCGAAGTTCTCGCGGATGCGCGACGGCGTGGCGGACTTCGGGATCGCGATCGTGCCCAGCTGCAGGTGCCAGCGCAGCACGAGCTGGGCGGGCGTCTTGCCGTACTTCGCCGCCAGCGCGGTGATCACGCGCTCCCCGAGCAGCCGTCCCTGCGCCAGCGGGGCCCAGGCCTCCGTGGCGATACCGTGCTTGGCGTGGAACGCGCGCAGCTCCGTCTGCTGGAGCCACGGGTGCAGCTCCACCTGGTTCACCGCGGGCACGACGCCGGTCTCGTCGAGCAACCGGCGCAGGTGCGTCACCCCGAAGTTGGACACGCCGATCGCGCGCACCCGCCCCTCGCGCTGCAGCTCCCCCAGCGCACGCCAGGTCTCGACGTAGCGGTCCAGCCGCGGCTGCGGCCAGTGGAT
This genomic interval carries:
- a CDS encoding 3-methyladenine DNA glycosylase, which produces MTGPVVLAEPEWLARERAHAERMRAWTGPHQERRARGEKHPVLDFLFTYYSHRPGHVERWQPGPGVVLAGPAARRFLDRPAFIETKGGVTLDPGAFTERRVRTAEFVLRLLSATASRAPRLSCFGLHEWAMVYREPADSVRHAQVPLRLGSAGTDTVVESLDIRCGHYDAFRFFTDPARPRNGLAPSRENQAELEQPGCLHANMDLFKWAYKLDPFVPAELVGDCFELAADVRELDMRASPYDLAAYGYPAVRIETAEGRAEYARSQAEFARRAEPLRARLISLCRHLLGREA
- a CDS encoding aldo/keto reductase; the encoded protein is MAMPPLLTLNNAVTVPQLGFGVYQVHAAQTEKVVAAAIQAGYRSIDTATLYGNEAEVGAAVRASGVPREEFFVTTKLWNTDHGRDRALRAFDRSADALGLGQLDLYLIHWPQPRLDRYVETWRALGELQREGRVRAIGVSNFGVTHLRRLLDETGVVPAVNQVELHPWLQQTELRAFHAKHGIATEAWAPLAQGRLLGERVITALAAKYGKTPAQLVLRWHLQLGTIAIPKSATPSRIRENFDVFDFELADDDLAALSELDNGTRTGLDPETVG
- a CDS encoding hemolysin family protein, producing MNDWLNIALVAVLLLTNAFFVGAEFTLISSRRDRLEALLEQGKTRAQIVINASRHVSRMLAGAQLGITICSLLLGRLGEPAVAHQLSGFFDLLGLPEQLLHPISFAIALAFITMLHVLIGEMVPKNLAIAEPERLALWLVPVHVGWVKLANPIIWFLNFVSNSLLRAFKVEPKDELETAYTSDELAELLSESRREGLLDQSEHQRLSQTLSSVAKTVADVLVPTAELTTLPCGPTLGDVERAVSSTGFSRFPVCTDDGTLTGYIHVKDVLDLVGQNPSTSVPDSKTRALTELPVDARLDVALSAMRNEGSHLARALDAAGRAVGVVTLEDLVEEYVGTVRDGTHVTA